Proteins encoded together in one Pelagicoccus sp. SDUM812003 window:
- the rpsB gene encoding 30S ribosomal protein S2 translates to MNIELTDLLDAGVHFGHQVKRWNPKSKAFVFDHRQGISVIDLAKTYEGLQKAYDFIEEVVSKGGEILLVGTKRQAQEIIRETAANTGMPFCVNRWMGGTLTNWKTITSSISKYKKYQKMEADGSLAKLPKKEGSAIRREMARMHRNFEGIVKMEKLPAAMFVVDVNYEDIAVAEARRTKIPVAAIVDTNSDPTTVDYAIPGNDDAVKSIRIIMETVADAIEAGRAKRASRMAKGGAKGEAAAAGAEMVAASEEAAPATEAAPEAPAPEAAAAPAEAAPAETEASEKADS, encoded by the coding sequence ATGAATATTGAACTAACTGATCTACTCGACGCTGGAGTGCACTTCGGCCACCAGGTGAAGCGCTGGAACCCGAAGTCCAAGGCTTTCGTTTTCGATCACCGCCAGGGCATCTCCGTGATCGACCTCGCCAAGACCTACGAGGGCTTGCAGAAGGCCTACGATTTCATCGAGGAAGTCGTTTCCAAGGGCGGCGAGATCCTGCTCGTGGGCACCAAGCGTCAGGCTCAGGAAATCATTCGTGAAACGGCGGCCAACACTGGCATGCCGTTCTGCGTGAATCGCTGGATGGGCGGCACGCTGACCAATTGGAAGACCATCACCAGCTCCATCTCCAAGTACAAGAAGTATCAGAAGATGGAGGCGGACGGCAGCTTGGCCAAGCTGCCAAAGAAGGAAGGTTCGGCCATCCGCCGCGAGATGGCGCGTATGCACCGCAATTTCGAAGGCATCGTGAAGATGGAGAAGCTTCCGGCGGCCATGTTCGTGGTCGACGTCAACTACGAGGACATCGCGGTCGCCGAGGCGCGTCGCACCAAGATCCCTGTAGCGGCGATCGTGGACACCAACTCCGACCCGACGACCGTCGACTACGCCATCCCTGGCAACGACGACGCGGTGAAGTCTATCCGCATCATCATGGAGACGGTGGCGGACGCGATCGAGGCTGGTCGCGCCAAGCGCGCCTCTCGCATGGCTAAGGGCGGCGCCAAGGGCGAAGCGGCAGCTGCCGGCGCCGAGATGGTTGCGGCCAGCGAGGAAGCGGCTCCTGCGACGGAGGCAGCTCCTGAAGCTCCGGCTCCGGAAGCGGCTGCAGCTCCAGCGGAAGCGGCCCCGGCCGAGACTGAAGCGAGCGAGAAGGCGGACAGCTAA
- the tsf gene encoding translation elongation factor Ts, with amino-acid sequence MSVQITAKLVGELRGQTGAGLMDCKKALTEADGDLEVAATILRKKGIASAGKKAGRATSEGLIESYIHLGGKVGVLIEVNCETDFVAKTDDFKAFVKDLCLHIAAASPVCVSREQVPAELIEKEREVATAQAEGKPPAAIQKIIEGKLNKYYASVCLLEQPFVKNSDQTVQDVLTEKISKLGENMQINRFVRYQIGEEQK; translated from the coding sequence ATGAGCGTACAAATCACCGCTAAACTAGTAGGCGAACTCCGTGGCCAGACCGGCGCTGGTCTCATGGACTGCAAGAAGGCTTTGACTGAAGCCGACGGCGACCTGGAAGTCGCAGCTACGATCCTGCGCAAGAAGGGCATCGCTTCCGCTGGCAAGAAGGCTGGCCGCGCCACTTCCGAAGGATTGATCGAGTCCTACATCCACTTGGGTGGCAAGGTCGGCGTATTGATCGAAGTCAACTGCGAGACCGATTTCGTGGCCAAGACCGATGACTTCAAGGCCTTTGTCAAGGACCTCTGCCTGCACATCGCCGCGGCGAGCCCGGTATGCGTCAGCCGCGAGCAGGTGCCTGCTGAGCTCATCGAGAAGGAGCGCGAAGTCGCTACCGCTCAAGCTGAGGGCAAGCCTCCCGCCGCCATCCAGAAGATCATCGAGGGCAAGCTCAACAAGTACTACGCTTCGGTTTGCTTGCTGGAGCAGCCTTTCGTGAAGAACTCGGACCAGACCGTTCAGGACGTTTTGACCGAAAAGATCTCCAAGCTCGGCGAGAACATGCAGATCAACCGCTTCGTGCGCTACCAGATCGGCGAAGAGCAGAAGTAG
- a CDS encoding chemotaxis protein CheA, whose amino-acid sequence MDTDAIMREMQASFRIEAEELVTDLEESLLQLESDEGNSELIDRVFRSLHTLKGSGSSAGFLKLAAFLHVFEDAFNLAREGKLQVSHALIELSLKTVDQITAFVSEEPSDAFDKAAVEDDPILRELRRLLPAQQASTTRGTPSEADSPAREIGIYSITFCPHESFMEFGNDPVSVLDELREIGHASFSTRCAIPNLDTFDHEKTYLSWQIELVSEASEEDVREVFSFVEMDADISIERDTRLMDEESNAPGLFDANTLEDFEGESQELLDTINEAIRACRDSFDTEEPWTRIERALHSFKGNAGILLSSAGQTTRESHPLRRINALARAGERYAHQTLCQGELQTAPERVATMQALARTIRELYRSFILRYQPAETQPDLLSALGLPPAELADAPITRAVENRPPQEEAFHNIFEQSIAMLADCKSRLSQETLSNELPIIKRGVANILRASKAVDQSEVAEVCAVFANECDSVSKNADMLSSLIEGTLEKLDSAARSNREQSGQTNATPRSASETAANSNATADQKGKSSLRVDEDKIDRLMRAVGELLVARGAFPLIAKSVLDDHGLTSVAQELREAGGNVSRLADELQSAVMSIRMRSLRGLFQRFPRMVRDVSKSLGKEIAFVVKGEETELDKSMVEQLGDPLVHILRNALDHGIETAEERSRTSKPPVATISLSAATEGSAVAIRIRDDGRGLDPEKLKKKAIEKGLISREEASIMQDNAAYELIMRAGFSTAEAITDLSGRGVGMDVVANNIRKLHGSIEIDSALGVGTTFTLRLPTSLLVSEAILLRSGAEEYLLPTENVASLEKVFTRNIRSHGGSRMTSIRNEVVDLVDLQELLGTPREPDEMPALLNVALVDSQEGKLGLIVDKFVGQEEIVVKPLSGELANVKLFSGVSIMGDGRVVPVFNAHEVRNFYLKKASEAAEAALRS is encoded by the coding sequence ATGGATACAGACGCCATCATGCGCGAGATGCAGGCTTCGTTTCGCATCGAAGCCGAGGAGCTCGTGACGGATCTCGAAGAGAGCCTGCTCCAACTCGAGTCCGACGAAGGCAACTCGGAACTGATCGATCGGGTCTTCCGCAGTTTGCACACGCTCAAGGGTTCTGGCTCCAGCGCTGGCTTTCTCAAGCTGGCAGCCTTCCTCCACGTTTTTGAGGACGCGTTCAATCTCGCTCGCGAAGGCAAGCTCCAGGTTTCGCACGCGTTGATCGAACTCTCGCTCAAAACGGTCGACCAAATAACGGCTTTCGTATCCGAAGAGCCATCCGATGCCTTCGATAAAGCCGCGGTCGAAGACGACCCGATCTTGAGGGAGCTTCGCCGCCTGCTGCCCGCTCAGCAAGCGTCCACCACCAGAGGGACGCCTTCCGAAGCAGATTCTCCTGCCAGGGAAATCGGAATCTATTCCATCACCTTCTGCCCTCACGAATCCTTCATGGAGTTCGGAAACGACCCGGTAAGCGTGCTTGACGAACTCAGGGAGATCGGTCACGCGAGCTTCTCCACGCGCTGCGCTATCCCAAATCTGGATACATTCGACCACGAGAAGACCTACCTGTCCTGGCAGATCGAGCTCGTGAGCGAAGCATCCGAAGAGGACGTGCGTGAAGTGTTTTCCTTCGTCGAAATGGATGCCGACATTTCGATCGAACGCGACACCCGCCTGATGGACGAAGAATCGAACGCCCCGGGTCTTTTCGATGCGAACACGCTCGAGGATTTCGAAGGCGAAAGCCAGGAGCTGCTCGACACGATCAACGAAGCGATCCGCGCCTGCCGCGACAGCTTCGACACGGAGGAGCCCTGGACCCGCATCGAGCGCGCCCTGCACTCCTTCAAGGGGAACGCCGGCATTCTGCTCAGTTCGGCAGGCCAAACGACGAGGGAATCCCACCCTCTGCGCCGCATCAACGCTTTGGCGCGAGCGGGCGAGCGATACGCCCACCAAACGCTTTGCCAGGGTGAGCTTCAGACGGCTCCGGAACGCGTCGCGACCATGCAAGCCCTCGCCCGAACGATCCGCGAACTCTATCGATCCTTCATCCTTCGCTATCAGCCCGCAGAGACGCAGCCCGATCTTTTGTCGGCCCTCGGACTTCCTCCAGCCGAGCTCGCCGACGCTCCGATCACCCGCGCCGTCGAAAATCGGCCCCCACAGGAAGAGGCGTTTCACAATATCTTTGAACAGAGCATCGCCATGCTCGCCGACTGCAAGTCGCGCCTCTCCCAGGAGACTCTGTCGAATGAGCTTCCGATCATAAAGCGAGGCGTCGCCAATATTCTCAGAGCCTCGAAAGCCGTGGACCAATCCGAAGTCGCCGAAGTTTGCGCGGTCTTCGCGAACGAGTGCGACTCCGTATCCAAAAACGCTGACATGCTGTCGTCCCTCATCGAAGGGACTTTGGAAAAGCTGGATTCGGCAGCCCGTTCCAACAGGGAACAATCAGGTCAGACCAATGCCACTCCGCGGTCCGCAAGCGAAACCGCCGCCAACTCGAACGCGACTGCAGATCAAAAGGGCAAGTCATCGCTCAGAGTCGACGAAGACAAGATCGATCGACTAATGAGAGCGGTTGGAGAGCTGCTCGTCGCTCGCGGAGCCTTCCCCCTCATCGCCAAATCCGTGCTCGACGACCATGGCCTCACCTCCGTGGCTCAGGAGCTGCGCGAAGCCGGGGGAAACGTTTCCCGATTGGCCGACGAGCTGCAAAGCGCCGTGATGTCCATTCGCATGCGATCGCTGAGGGGCCTTTTCCAACGCTTTCCTCGCATGGTTCGCGACGTATCCAAATCGTTGGGAAAGGAAATCGCATTCGTAGTCAAGGGCGAGGAGACGGAACTCGACAAGTCTATGGTGGAACAGCTCGGCGACCCCCTCGTTCACATCTTGAGAAACGCCCTCGATCATGGCATCGAGACCGCGGAGGAACGCTCCCGAACCAGCAAGCCACCGGTGGCCACCATCTCCCTCTCCGCAGCGACCGAGGGCAGCGCCGTAGCAATCAGGATTCGAGACGATGGCCGCGGCCTCGACCCTGAAAAGCTCAAGAAAAAGGCCATCGAAAAAGGCCTGATCAGCAGGGAGGAAGCCTCCATCATGCAGGACAACGCCGCCTACGAACTGATCATGCGGGCGGGCTTCTCCACCGCAGAGGCCATCACCGACCTCTCCGGTCGCGGCGTTGGCATGGATGTAGTTGCAAATAACATACGAAAGCTGCACGGAAGCATCGAGATCGACAGCGCCCTCGGCGTCGGCACCACCTTCACCCTTCGTCTTCCCACCAGCCTCCTGGTCTCCGAAGCGATTCTCCTGCGAAGCGGCGCCGAGGAATACCTGCTACCGACGGAAAATGTCGCCTCGCTGGAAAAAGTCTTCACTCGAAACATCCGCTCCCATGGAGGTTCCCGCATGACAAGCATTCGCAACGAAGTGGTCGATCTCGTGGATCTGCAAGAGCTGCTCGGAACGCCTCGCGAGCCGGACGAGATGCCCGCATTGCTCAACGTGGCGCTCGTGGACAGCCAAGAGGGAAAACTGGGCCTGATCGTCGACAAGTTCGTGGGTCAGGAGGAAATCGTCGTCAAACCGCTCTCCGGCGAACTTGCGAACGTGAAGCTCTTCTCCGGCGTGAGCATCATGGGCGACGGTCGCGTGGTGCCCGTTTTCAACGCCCACGAAGTGCGCAACTTCTACCTCAAGAAAGCCAGCGAAGCAGCCGAAGCAGCCCTTCGCTCCTGA
- a CDS encoding response regulator — protein MSRKAITIDDSASMRQMVRLTLKQCGFEVLEAENGQSALNQLKSTQVDLVICDVNMPIMNGIETTRQLRAMPNYRRTPIVLLTTESEESKKMAGRQAGATGWIIKPFQPAQLQKVVQRVLPN, from the coding sequence ATGTCTCGTAAAGCGATCACCATAGACGACTCAGCTAGCATGCGCCAGATGGTGCGGCTCACCCTGAAGCAATGCGGGTTTGAAGTGCTAGAAGCGGAGAACGGACAATCAGCGCTCAACCAGCTGAAGTCCACGCAAGTGGATCTCGTCATCTGCGACGTGAACATGCCGATCATGAACGGCATCGAAACGACGCGTCAGCTGCGGGCCATGCCAAACTACCGCCGCACGCCTATCGTTCTGCTGACCACCGAGTCGGAGGAGAGCAAGAAGATGGCCGGACGCCAAGCAGGCGCCACCGGCTGGATCATCAAGCCATTCCAACCGGCCCAGCTGCAGAAGGTCGTGCAACGCGTGTTGCCCAACTGA
- a CDS encoding response regulator, producing the protein MNKVLVVDDSLTARNYHRSILQSAGFTVGTAEDGAQGLELLFKTPYDVILTDINMIGMNGYDFIRRVRAEEEYQEIPIAIISTEKEDEDMRLGYEAGANVYITKPCNPMTLLENVKMLGR; encoded by the coding sequence ATGAATAAAGTACTCGTAGTCGATGATTCCCTGACCGCCCGCAACTACCACCGTAGCATCTTGCAGAGCGCCGGATTCACCGTAGGCACAGCGGAAGATGGCGCCCAGGGATTGGAGCTGCTTTTCAAGACGCCCTACGATGTCATCCTGACCGATATCAACATGATAGGGATGAACGGATACGACTTCATCCGCCGCGTTCGAGCGGAAGAGGAATACCAGGAGATCCCTATCGCGATCATCTCCACCGAAAAGGAGGACGAGGACATGCGTCTCGGCTACGAGGCCGGAGCCAACGTCTACATCACCAAACCCTGCAATCCTATGACGCTGCTGGAAAACGTCAAAATGCTCGGTCGCTAG
- a CDS encoding protein-glutamate O-methyltransferase CheR, giving the protein MQSASQTIPFEVFTRLRDFIREKLGIHFGDNKAAFLEKRVLQRLQFLDISSFKEYYHHLRYADRDGFELQALTDLITTNETYMFREFEQLEAFANSCLPEVYEKKRKQGDATLRIWSAGCSTGEEPYTLAIILMEVLDDYREFEIEIVATDVDTRALERAKTGYYLDRSVKHVPKDYYGRHLQFNGKEHTVLPDTRKLVRFEHLNLSDRRAMRRHRGYDFIFCRNVLIYFDELARKNVVDHFYVALNRDGYVFLGHSESIGRISNAFHLKKMNNHLVYSKS; this is encoded by the coding sequence ATGCAATCGGCTAGCCAGACCATCCCTTTCGAAGTCTTCACGCGACTGCGCGACTTCATACGCGAGAAACTGGGCATTCACTTCGGAGACAACAAGGCTGCCTTTCTCGAAAAGCGGGTGCTGCAACGTCTCCAGTTTCTGGATATATCTAGCTTCAAGGAATACTACCACCACCTACGCTACGCGGACAGAGACGGCTTCGAACTGCAGGCTCTCACCGATCTCATCACGACCAACGAAACCTACATGTTTCGCGAGTTCGAGCAGCTGGAAGCGTTCGCGAACAGCTGCCTTCCCGAAGTTTACGAAAAGAAACGGAAGCAAGGCGACGCCACGCTGCGCATTTGGTCGGCGGGTTGCTCGACCGGAGAAGAGCCGTATACGCTCGCCATCATCCTGATGGAGGTGCTCGACGACTATCGCGAGTTCGAGATCGAGATCGTCGCTACCGATGTCGATACGCGAGCGCTCGAGCGGGCCAAGACCGGCTACTACCTCGATCGCTCCGTCAAGCATGTTCCGAAGGACTACTACGGGCGTCACCTCCAGTTCAACGGCAAGGAACACACGGTGCTGCCCGACACCCGCAAGCTGGTTCGCTTCGAACACCTCAACCTTTCCGATCGACGAGCCATGCGCCGCCACCGTGGCTACGATTTCATCTTCTGCCGCAATGTGCTCATCTACTTCGACGAGCTCGCTCGCAAGAACGTGGTGGACCACTTCTATGTCGCGCTGAACCGAGATGGCTACGTTTTCCTCGGTCACTCCGAGTCAATCGGGCGAATCTCCAACGCATTCCATCTCAAGAAAATGAACAACCATCTCGTGTATTCGAAATCCTGA
- a CDS encoding HEAT repeat domain-containing protein, whose translation MEALDLNTLLKGLKHEDETERIYAAEDLAHLQDDTAIDPLIKQFERDDSIAVREAINQALLTFDSPLLVERVCDWLYSGAAATRNAAVRLLQSKGERNCSFLESLYSSERDADIRKFIVDAAMMFSPQNCCRFMAMGLEDEDINVRIAAVEYAGQRQLLELEDHILRLLKAEQEPMLVSSILESLSNFDSPKAFEAIKARFSELREEEGFYLPWIARLYGAHGQEKDLDYLIALLETCPGQVDGVLSEGISRLLQRFPDLPLPDCLHPWYEALFEQSLDDCAIDNALDLLVKRSQTPQARQLLTGALNSSSSRVRTLATEAIDGSAAKSALLSELEKRLRIERDPETKEALENAIG comes from the coding sequence ATGGAGGCGCTCGATCTGAACACCCTTCTAAAAGGCCTCAAGCACGAGGACGAAACAGAGCGCATCTACGCAGCCGAGGATCTCGCGCACCTACAAGACGACACGGCCATCGACCCGCTCATCAAGCAGTTCGAGCGCGACGATTCGATCGCGGTTCGCGAGGCCATCAACCAAGCGTTGCTGACTTTCGACTCCCCTCTTCTGGTGGAAAGAGTCTGCGACTGGCTCTACAGCGGCGCCGCTGCCACCCGCAACGCCGCAGTCCGCTTGCTCCAGAGCAAGGGCGAGCGAAACTGCTCGTTTCTCGAAAGCCTGTATTCGTCAGAGCGCGACGCGGACATCCGTAAGTTCATCGTCGATGCCGCGATGATGTTTTCTCCTCAAAACTGCTGCCGTTTCATGGCTATGGGACTGGAAGACGAGGATATCAACGTACGCATCGCAGCGGTGGAATACGCGGGACAACGCCAGCTGCTCGAACTAGAGGATCACATTCTTCGTTTGCTGAAGGCCGAACAGGAACCCATGCTCGTATCCAGCATCCTGGAATCCCTTTCTAACTTCGACTCGCCAAAGGCTTTCGAAGCGATCAAAGCTCGATTCAGCGAACTGCGTGAAGAGGAAGGTTTCTACCTGCCATGGATCGCTCGTCTCTACGGAGCCCACGGCCAAGAGAAAGATCTCGACTACTTGATCGCCCTGCTCGAAACCTGCCCTGGCCAGGTGGACGGCGTGCTGTCCGAGGGCATATCGCGCTTGCTGCAGCGCTTTCCAGACCTCCCCCTGCCCGACTGCCTGCATCCCTGGTACGAGGCGCTGTTCGAGCAAAGCCTCGACGACTGCGCCATCGACAACGCTCTCGACTTGCTCGTCAAGCGATCCCAAACTCCGCAGGCTCGTCAGCTTCTGACCGGAGCTCTGAACAGCTCCAGCAGCCGCGTTCGCACTTTGGCAACCGAAGCGATCGATGGCTCGGCAGCGAAAAGCGCGCTCCTCTCTGAACTGGAGAAACGACTTCGCATCGAACGCGACCCCGAAACCAAGGAGGCCCTGGAAAATGCAATCGGCTAG
- a CDS encoding chemotaxis response regulator protein-glutamate methylesterase, which translates to MPIPRKIRAIVADDSTLTRRAICRLLESDPQIEVVAIARDGADAVNMAREYRPDVITLDINMPRLDGLSALKQILTEGYCQAIVVSTHTPRNADATIEALSLGAFDCVAKPDGDDSRDLQAIAHELIEKIKAAAQADLKQQSDDASARKPEAIFEPDFSAEQEPIDRGTPAPTRAIAIGISTGGPTSIQKVLPRFPADLDAAIFLVQHMPANFTSSFSKRLASKCSIQVEEARARQSIRSGVCYVGQGGRHMVPHRRSDSSITMRCPTQPQSLFVPSVDVMFRAVGKAFGPQNTIAILMTGIGHDGAESMLELKNGGAYTIAESEETAVVYGMPRAAYERGGVCEALPLHCIADAALNHFATR; encoded by the coding sequence ATGCCCATCCCAAGGAAAATCCGAGCCATCGTCGCGGACGACTCCACTCTGACTCGCAGAGCCATTTGCCGCTTGCTCGAATCGGATCCGCAAATCGAGGTGGTGGCGATCGCCCGCGACGGCGCGGACGCGGTCAACATGGCTCGCGAATACCGCCCTGACGTTATCACGCTGGATATCAACATGCCGCGACTGGACGGGCTCTCGGCCCTCAAGCAAATCCTCACGGAAGGCTATTGCCAGGCCATCGTCGTTTCGACCCACACCCCCAGAAACGCCGACGCAACCATCGAAGCCCTCTCGCTGGGCGCCTTCGACTGCGTCGCAAAACCGGATGGTGACGACTCCCGCGACTTGCAAGCGATTGCCCACGAGCTAATCGAAAAAATAAAGGCCGCTGCCCAAGCCGATCTCAAGCAGCAAAGCGACGATGCCAGCGCTCGTAAGCCGGAGGCCATCTTCGAGCCCGACTTTTCGGCCGAGCAGGAACCGATCGATCGAGGAACGCCTGCTCCGACGCGCGCGATCGCGATTGGCATTTCAACTGGCGGTCCGACGAGTATCCAGAAAGTGCTGCCACGCTTTCCTGCCGATCTTGATGCAGCGATATTTCTAGTGCAGCACATGCCCGCAAACTTCACCTCATCGTTTAGCAAAAGGCTCGCATCCAAATGTTCGATACAGGTAGAGGAAGCCAGAGCGCGGCAGAGCATACGCTCTGGCGTATGCTACGTTGGACAAGGCGGTCGCCACATGGTGCCGCATCGCCGGTCTGACAGCTCGATCACCATGCGGTGCCCTACGCAACCGCAGAGCCTATTCGTACCCTCGGTCGATGTCATGTTCCGAGCTGTCGGAAAGGCGTTCGGACCGCAAAACACCATCGCCATCCTGATGACCGGCATCGGTCACGACGGAGCGGAGTCCATGCTGGAACTGAAGAATGGCGGAGCCTACACCATCGCCGAAAGCGAAGAAACCGCAGTGGTCTACGGGATGCCGCGCGCCGCCTACGAACGCGGTGGCGTCTGCGAAGCGCTGCCTCTGCACTGCATCGCCGACGCGGCGCTCAACCACTTCGCAACCCGTTAA
- a CDS encoding chemotaxis protein CheW has product MKTDTGSDSRDAHAERHASQEEETSSQVVTFQVGAEEYGFDILDVREIVRPIRATRIPLAPAHVKGVANLRGEILPIVDLRKKFGAAVSDLGDKSRILVIDRAKRQTGLIVDAVHSVRRIDRQHIEDAPQSISSANGRYLRNVARLDDGSRIVMNLDTDKICEIEIDPTLFERAPSETVKQTSGKPKYVSEETRQVVLFEIDSTEYCLPIEQIQEVIRIRDPRRPSNAPAFLSGFLSLRGNVLPVIDLRKILGRQSIEKQRQRELSLLKLSFESWSDRLIEDMAKGSLSDDHLLSGLEIADSNDLRSSNDSLNQAYDQLRLSMLACLSEARTLSEKTCEKQEQRFRESISATSQAFDKCSRLIQTGAKADQRIVVARSGSMEVGLQVDRVREIKAIPLSCFEEAPSLSKKSGIELAGVAKMEAGKRMALMLDPERIIPARERAELEASISEAQTKKEKTPTKEMNAKSSVTAEELQLVCFKLGDDEFGALIQHVREIDRLTRITPVPDAPDYIDGIANLRGEVLSVVNLRKRLQLEDKENDDKSRIIVADVEGQKTGLLVDSVSHVLRVPADVVTGPPKETSGAPITRFVSGIAKANGGKRIIVALDLKKLLSETETEAAE; this is encoded by the coding sequence ATGAAAACCGATACAGGCAGCGATTCGCGCGACGCCCATGCTGAGCGACACGCCTCGCAAGAGGAGGAGACCTCTTCGCAAGTCGTCACCTTTCAGGTCGGGGCGGAAGAATACGGCTTCGACATCCTTGACGTTCGGGAAATCGTTCGCCCCATCCGCGCCACGCGCATTCCACTCGCTCCCGCCCACGTAAAAGGAGTCGCCAACCTGCGCGGCGAGATTCTTCCCATCGTCGACCTGAGAAAGAAATTTGGCGCAGCCGTCAGCGACCTCGGCGACAAGTCGCGCATCCTCGTCATCGACCGAGCCAAGCGACAGACCGGGTTGATCGTCGATGCGGTGCACTCGGTGCGAAGGATAGATCGCCAGCACATCGAGGACGCGCCGCAATCCATCAGCTCCGCAAACGGTCGATACTTGCGAAACGTGGCTCGTCTGGACGATGGAAGCCGCATCGTGATGAACCTCGACACGGACAAGATATGCGAGATCGAGATCGATCCTACGCTCTTCGAGCGGGCACCTTCGGAAACCGTGAAACAGACCAGCGGAAAACCTAAATACGTATCCGAAGAGACGCGACAGGTTGTCCTATTCGAAATCGACTCGACGGAATACTGTCTGCCCATCGAGCAAATCCAAGAGGTCATTCGTATCCGCGATCCCAGGCGCCCCTCGAACGCGCCTGCCTTCCTAAGCGGTTTTCTCTCGCTGAGAGGAAATGTCCTGCCCGTTATCGATCTCAGAAAGATCCTGGGACGCCAGAGCATAGAGAAGCAGCGTCAGAGGGAGCTCAGTCTCCTGAAGCTCTCCTTCGAGAGTTGGAGCGATCGACTGATTGAAGACATGGCCAAAGGCTCGCTTTCCGATGACCACCTTCTGTCAGGGCTCGAAATCGCCGATTCAAACGATCTAAGATCGTCGAACGATTCGCTCAACCAGGCTTACGATCAGCTGCGACTCTCCATGCTTGCCTGCCTCTCGGAAGCGAGGACGCTGTCGGAAAAAACCTGCGAAAAGCAGGAGCAACGGTTCCGCGAAAGCATCTCCGCCACCTCGCAGGCCTTCGACAAATGCTCTCGGCTGATTCAAACCGGAGCGAAAGCGGACCAGCGAATCGTCGTCGCGCGCTCCGGATCCATGGAGGTCGGACTGCAAGTCGATCGCGTGCGCGAGATCAAGGCGATCCCCTTGTCCTGCTTCGAAGAGGCCCCCTCGCTCTCGAAGAAGTCCGGCATCGAGCTGGCGGGAGTCGCCAAGATGGAAGCCGGGAAACGCATGGCTCTCATGCTCGACCCAGAACGCATCATTCCCGCCCGCGAACGAGCCGAACTGGAAGCTTCCATCAGCGAAGCGCAAACCAAGAAGGAAAAAACGCCAACCAAAGAGATGAACGCTAAGTCAAGTGTAACCGCAGAAGAACTACAGCTAGTCTGCTTCAAGTTGGGAGACGACGAGTTCGGAGCGTTGATCCAGCATGTGCGCGAGATCGATCGCCTCACGCGCATCACCCCCGTCCCCGATGCGCCGGACTACATCGACGGAATCGCCAACCTCCGTGGCGAGGTCCTCTCCGTGGTAAACCTCCGAAAGCGCCTGCAGCTCGAAGACAAGGAAAACGATGACAAGTCACGCATCATCGTGGCGGACGTGGAAGGGCAAAAGACGGGTCTGCTGGTCGACAGCGTCAGCCACGTGCTTCGCGTCCCGGCCGATGTCGTCACCGGCCCTCCCAAAGAAACCTCCGGGGCCCCGATCACACGCTTCGTCTCAGGGATAGCGAAAGCGAACGGCGGGAAGCGCATCATCGTGGCGCTGGACTTGAAGAAACTGTTAAGCGAGACCGAAACCGAAGCCGCCGAGTGA